A single region of the Hyalangium ruber genome encodes:
- a CDS encoding universal stress protein, which produces MAIVFGTDFSEQATVAAYAAAALAHRGGEALHLAHVLDFGSAGRSSATEETLRREATSRLEQQAVELRRREVPVTTHLLDGAPDEVLIELAAQVHAPLLVLSHHGQRAPRWRIGSVVERVVQSARCPVLVLRSPHPIEAWARGERSLRVLLGLNFSTPSDAAVAWVRRMRALGPCEVIAAHHYWGADAHARYGVPLHSGAEVAPEAEQALRRDLTARLGDMPGSGAVWVHLEPGLGRPSEALVHLARKEAVDLVVVGTHQRAGASRWWHGSVSQRVLHEAPTSVLCVPTSAASTRAIPHTRRVLAPTDLSEEGSEAVRYAYALAPAGGTVHLLHVLPLPAGAPPMGTGYALPEPSTAQERSDRDQLTAELRALIPPEATARGITTRVELVTGRKVSEAICQAAERLDCDVICLATHGRSGLARTLAGSVAQEVLLRGSRPVFIVRPSPNE; this is translated from the coding sequence ATGGCCATCGTCTTCGGAACGGACTTCTCGGAGCAGGCGACTGTCGCGGCCTATGCCGCGGCGGCCCTCGCCCATCGCGGGGGCGAGGCGCTCCACCTGGCGCACGTGCTGGACTTTGGGAGCGCGGGTCGCTCATCCGCCACGGAAGAGACCTTGCGCCGGGAGGCAACCTCGCGCCTGGAACAGCAGGCGGTGGAGCTGCGGCGCCGGGAAGTCCCCGTGACGACGCACCTGCTGGACGGCGCCCCGGACGAGGTGCTCATCGAGCTGGCCGCCCAGGTCCATGCCCCACTCCTGGTGCTCTCCCACCACGGGCAGCGGGCGCCGCGCTGGCGCATCGGCAGCGTGGTGGAGCGGGTGGTGCAGTCGGCACGCTGCCCGGTGCTCGTACTGCGCTCCCCTCACCCCATCGAGGCCTGGGCTCGCGGTGAGCGCTCGCTACGGGTGCTGCTCGGGCTGAACTTCTCCACGCCCTCGGATGCCGCGGTAGCGTGGGTGCGCCGGATGCGAGCGCTCGGCCCCTGCGAGGTGATCGCCGCGCACCATTACTGGGGCGCGGATGCGCACGCACGCTATGGCGTTCCCCTCCACTCGGGAGCGGAGGTAGCACCCGAGGCCGAGCAGGCCCTGCGCCGGGATCTCACGGCGCGCCTGGGCGACATGCCGGGCAGCGGCGCCGTCTGGGTACACCTGGAGCCCGGGCTGGGGCGCCCCTCGGAGGCGCTGGTCCACCTGGCGCGCAAGGAGGCGGTGGATCTGGTGGTGGTCGGTACGCACCAGCGCGCCGGAGCGAGCCGGTGGTGGCATGGCTCCGTGTCCCAGCGGGTGCTGCACGAGGCACCCACCTCCGTGCTCTGCGTGCCTACCAGCGCCGCCTCGACGCGCGCCATCCCCCACACGCGCCGGGTGCTGGCGCCCACGGATCTCTCCGAGGAGGGCTCCGAGGCCGTGCGTTACGCCTATGCCCTGGCCCCCGCCGGCGGCACGGTCCACCTGCTCCACGTGCTCCCGCTTCCCGCCGGAGCGCCCCCCATGGGGACCGGCTACGCCTTGCCCGAGCCCTCCACCGCTCAGGAGCGCAGCGATCGGGATCAGCTCACCGCGGAGCTCCGGGCCCTCATCCCCCCCGAGGCCACCGCGCGCGGCATCACCACGCGCGTGGAGCTCGTCACCGGACGCAAGGTCTCCGAGGCCATCTGCCAGGCCGCCGAACGCCTGGACTGCGATGTCATCTGTCTGGCCACGCACGGGCGCTCCGGGCTGGCGCGCACCCTGGCCGGTTCGGTGGCCCAGGAAGTGCTTCTGCGTGGCAGCCGACCGGTGTTCATCGTGCGCCCCTCGCCGAACGAGTGA
- the thiC gene encoding phosphomethylpyrimidine synthase ThiC, translated as MSGASRSLKVDGKVLEGITQGALPASRKVYVPGERYPELRVPLREISQTPTRHGHGPDASVTANPPVFVYDSSGPYTDPDARIDLRQGLSPIRSSWIASRGDTEELTGVTSEYGRTREEDPRLAGLRFGHRRKPRVARSGANVTQMHYARKGVITPEMEFVAVRENLKVEAALAAQHPGHSWGAAIPKKITAEFVRDEVARGRAIIPANINHPELEPMIIGRNFLVKINANIGNSAVTSSIEEEVEKMVWSIRWGADTVMDLSTGRNIHETREWILRNAPVPIGTVPIYQALEKVGGKAEELTWEIYRDTLIEQCEQGVDYFTIHAGVRLAYIPLTAKRLTGIVSRGGSILAKWCLAHHRENFLYTHFEEICEIMKAYDVSFSLGDGLRPGSIADANDAAQFGELETLGELTQIAWKHDVQVMIEGPGHVPMHLIQENMTKQLAVCGEAPFYTLGPLTTDIAPGYDHFTSGIGAAMIGWFGTAMLCYVTPKEHLGLPDKDDVKEGVITYKIAAHAADLAKGHPGAQARDNALSKARFEFRWEDQFNLSLDPERARAFHDETLPAEGAKVAHFCSMCGPQFCSMKITQEVRDYAQQQGVAAEAALQSGMVEKSEEFKKTGSEIYR; from the coding sequence ATGAGCGGAGCGTCCAGGAGCCTCAAGGTCGACGGCAAGGTCCTCGAGGGCATCACCCAGGGGGCGTTGCCAGCCTCTCGGAAGGTTTATGTCCCTGGCGAGCGGTACCCGGAGCTGCGGGTGCCCCTGCGCGAGATCAGCCAGACGCCCACCCGCCATGGCCACGGCCCGGACGCCTCGGTGACGGCCAACCCGCCGGTGTTCGTCTACGACTCCAGCGGTCCTTATACGGATCCCGACGCGCGGATCGATCTGCGCCAGGGGCTCTCGCCCATCCGCTCCAGCTGGATCGCATCGCGCGGGGACACCGAGGAGCTGACCGGTGTCACCTCCGAGTATGGCCGCACGCGGGAGGAGGATCCGCGCCTGGCCGGGCTGCGCTTCGGCCACCGGCGCAAGCCGCGGGTGGCCCGGAGCGGCGCCAACGTCACGCAGATGCACTACGCGCGCAAGGGCGTGATTACTCCGGAGATGGAATTCGTCGCGGTGCGCGAGAACCTCAAGGTGGAGGCGGCGCTGGCTGCCCAGCACCCGGGCCACTCCTGGGGCGCGGCCATCCCGAAGAAGATCACCGCGGAGTTCGTGCGTGACGAGGTGGCTCGGGGGCGCGCCATCATCCCGGCCAACATCAATCACCCGGAGCTGGAGCCGATGATCATCGGCCGCAACTTCCTGGTGAAGATCAACGCCAACATCGGCAACTCCGCCGTCACCTCCTCGATCGAGGAGGAGGTGGAGAAGATGGTGTGGTCCATCCGCTGGGGCGCCGACACGGTGATGGACCTGTCCACCGGGCGCAACATCCACGAGACGCGCGAGTGGATCCTCCGCAACGCGCCGGTGCCCATCGGCACGGTGCCCATCTACCAGGCGCTGGAGAAGGTGGGCGGCAAGGCCGAGGAACTCACCTGGGAGATCTACCGCGACACGCTCATCGAGCAGTGCGAGCAGGGAGTGGATTACTTCACCATCCACGCGGGCGTGCGGCTGGCGTACATCCCGCTGACGGCGAAGCGGCTCACTGGCATCGTCAGCCGGGGTGGCTCCATCCTCGCCAAGTGGTGCCTGGCCCACCACCGGGAGAACTTCCTCTACACGCACTTCGAGGAGATCTGCGAGATCATGAAGGCGTATGACGTCAGCTTCAGCCTGGGCGATGGCCTGCGTCCCGGCTCTATCGCGGACGCCAACGACGCGGCCCAGTTCGGCGAGCTGGAGACGCTGGGCGAGCTGACGCAGATCGCCTGGAAGCACGACGTGCAGGTGATGATCGAGGGGCCGGGCCACGTGCCCATGCACCTCATCCAGGAGAACATGACGAAGCAGTTGGCGGTGTGCGGCGAGGCGCCCTTCTACACGCTGGGGCCGCTCACGACGGACATCGCGCCGGGCTACGACCACTTCACCAGCGGCATCGGCGCGGCGATGATCGGCTGGTTCGGCACGGCGATGCTCTGCTACGTCACCCCCAAGGAGCACCTGGGCCTGCCGGACAAGGACGACGTGAAGGAGGGCGTGATCACCTACAAGATCGCCGCCCACGCCGCGGACCTGGCCAAGGGACACCCAGGGGCGCAGGCGCGCGACAACGCCCTGTCCAAGGCCCGCTTCGAGTTCCGCTGGGAGGACCAGTTCAACCTCTCGCTGGACCCTGAGCGCGCGCGGGCCTTCCACGACGAGACGCTGCCGGCCGAGGGCGCCAAGGTGGCCCACTTCTGCTCCATGTGCGGCCCGCAGTTCTGCTCGATGAAGATCACCCAGGAGGTGCGTGACTACGCCCAGCAGCAAGGGGTCGCCGCGGAGGCCGCGCTCCAGAGCGGGATGGTCGAGAAGAGCGAGGAGTTCAAGAAGACGGGCAGCGAGATCTACCGCTGA
- the moaA gene encoding GTP 3',8-cyclase MoaA, protein MPAASQSTPSPLAPPLLDAQGRRMTYLRLSITDRCNFRCTYCSPASWGGKKDLLTAQEFERIVSVFASMGIQRVRLTGGEPLIRPDILEIAQRISALPGVRHLAITTNASHLERLAAPLREAGVTQLNMSLDTLSEETFRRISKQGDFATTLRGIDAAARVGFSSLKLNVVVMRGVNDDEVPALVRHAHERGITPRFIELMPFGQGTPVPSAELVERLQASGLALVSEPAEDASSATSGPARYWRAPTGRVGFISPLTQNFCGGCNRVRVASNGDLRSCLGGRAQAPLHQLIRGGATDTELALAIRGALGEKPEGHRFTEAGNGATLLPMMGIGG, encoded by the coding sequence ATGCCCGCCGCCTCGCAGTCCACCCCCTCGCCGCTCGCGCCCCCGCTCCTGGACGCCCAGGGACGGCGGATGACGTACCTGCGGCTGAGCATCACCGACCGCTGCAACTTCCGCTGCACCTACTGCTCGCCCGCCTCCTGGGGAGGCAAGAAGGACCTGCTCACCGCGCAGGAGTTCGAGCGCATCGTCTCCGTCTTCGCGAGCATGGGCATCCAGCGGGTGCGGCTCACGGGCGGCGAGCCGCTCATCCGCCCGGACATCCTGGAGATCGCCCAGCGCATCTCGGCGTTGCCCGGCGTACGGCACCTGGCCATCACCACCAACGCCAGCCACCTGGAGCGACTGGCCGCGCCGCTGCGCGAGGCGGGCGTCACCCAGCTCAACATGAGCCTGGACACGCTCTCCGAGGAGACGTTCCGCCGCATCTCCAAGCAGGGAGACTTCGCCACCACACTGCGCGGAATCGACGCTGCGGCCCGGGTGGGCTTCTCCTCGCTCAAGCTCAACGTCGTCGTCATGCGGGGCGTGAATGACGACGAGGTCCCGGCCCTGGTGCGGCACGCACACGAGCGGGGCATCACCCCGCGCTTCATCGAGCTGATGCCCTTTGGTCAGGGCACGCCGGTACCCAGCGCGGAGCTGGTCGAGCGGCTACAGGCCTCAGGCCTCGCCCTGGTCTCGGAGCCTGCGGAGGACGCCTCCAGCGCCACCTCGGGCCCGGCGCGTTACTGGCGCGCGCCCACGGGCCGAGTGGGCTTCATCTCTCCCCTCACCCAGAACTTCTGCGGCGGGTGCAACCGCGTGCGGGTGGCCTCCAACGGAGACCTGCGCAGTTGCCTGGGCGGCCGCGCGCAGGCCCCACTGCACCAGCTCATCCGCGGCGGTGCCACGGACACGGAGCTGGCCCTGGCCATTCGCGGCGCGCTTGGCGAGAAGCCGGAAGGCCACCGCTTCACCGAGGCCGGCAACGGCGCCACGCTCCTGCCGATGATGGGCATCGGCGGCTGA
- a CDS encoding Rpn family recombination-promoting nuclease/putative transposase, producing MSGPHDLFVRFTFGHPERAAAELRAVLPPEVVAQVDWSTLNREPSSVVDPELRETESDLLFSARVRSGRSVLFYVLLEHQSSVDPWMALRMLRYVVRQLDHWRKQHPERVRLPVIIPLVMYHGPEGAWSAPRRIEELFDFPQEGARPETWKALVPHFGYRVDDLTSERAEAWMARPGPPLVRLALLALRFGRTLELAQQLPGWTALFEQVSAAPGGVEEVGTVVHYLLRVGTPSSQTLVVGMLRSVVGVQRAEELMGTWGEEFLEKGRQQGWLKGLAEGQAKGRAEGVLRILATRGVQVDDTTRQRILACTDLATLDRWFDRALAATRLSDVLEDKGQ from the coding sequence GGTGGTGGCCCAGGTGGACTGGTCCACGCTGAATCGTGAGCCAAGCTCGGTGGTGGACCCGGAGCTACGAGAGACCGAGAGCGATCTGCTGTTCTCAGCCCGCGTTCGGAGTGGCCGTTCAGTCCTCTTCTATGTGTTGCTGGAGCACCAGTCGTCGGTGGACCCGTGGATGGCCCTGCGCATGCTGCGTTATGTCGTTCGCCAGCTCGACCACTGGCGCAAACAGCACCCTGAGCGCGTGCGGCTGCCAGTCATCATCCCGCTGGTCATGTACCACGGGCCCGAAGGCGCCTGGTCCGCGCCTCGCCGTATCGAAGAACTCTTCGACTTCCCTCAAGAGGGTGCGCGCCCAGAGACCTGGAAAGCGCTGGTGCCGCACTTCGGATATCGGGTGGATGACCTGACCTCTGAGCGAGCAGAGGCATGGATGGCGCGTCCCGGCCCACCGCTGGTGCGGCTGGCGTTACTGGCCCTGCGCTTCGGGCGCACCCTGGAACTGGCTCAGCAGTTGCCGGGTTGGACTGCGCTCTTCGAGCAGGTGAGCGCGGCTCCGGGCGGGGTCGAAGAGGTAGGTACGGTGGTACACTACCTACTACGGGTAGGAACTCCCTCCTCACAGACCCTCGTAGTGGGCATGCTACGTTCTGTGGTGGGGGTGCAACGAGCGGAGGAGTTGATGGGAACCTGGGGTGAGGAATTCCTTGAAAAAGGCCGCCAGCAAGGTTGGCTCAAGGGATTGGCCGAGGGGCAAGCCAAGGGACGTGCCGAGGGTGTTCTCCGGATTCTGGCCACGCGCGGCGTGCAGGTGGATGACACCACCCGGCAACGCATACTGGCATGCACAGACTTGGCGACCCTCGATCGCTGGTTCGACCGCGCCCTGGCAGCCACCCGCCTCTCGGATGTGCTGGAAGACAAAGGACAGTGA
- a CDS encoding SLC13 family permease, which translates to MSLSSPHEIHEEPAPHSTALPDSRKGWVRPALALVGVAVSVLVAWLGVDSPIVARSVLIAGVCLTLWLTELVPPFVPTLLLLGATPALLGAQGPGYTLPSVLGWCADPVLALFLGGFTLEVAASRHGLDAMVAQHVVRLARGSQRLLMLLVIGGVAFLSMWMSNIAAAAMMLAALRPLLQSSPEGSALRRALLLSVALGANFGGMATPVGSGPNAIAISAASPHAQVTFVKWMAFALPLTGLMLAVGYALLVVGYRVRGRFEPPTASAKKLTPQAHQVLGIFIACAALWLTEPLHGLPAPIVALGATVALFGTGLLRREDLGRIDWSTLILIAGGIALGRLVERSGVVATALGGVDWSAWPQVAQVGLLVALAAVLSALMSNTGTSALLIPISLQLFPSASIPVLVAMGCSFGIPFVISTPPNAMVAGEGGVESSDMMRLGLPLMALGCLVITLTGPWVLRLFGLP; encoded by the coding sequence ATGAGCCTGAGTTCCCCCCACGAGATCCACGAAGAGCCCGCCCCCCACTCCACCGCACTCCCTGACTCCCGAAAGGGCTGGGTGCGCCCTGCCCTCGCCCTGGTTGGCGTGGCTGTCAGCGTCCTGGTGGCCTGGCTGGGGGTGGACAGCCCCATCGTGGCGCGCTCCGTCCTCATCGCCGGGGTGTGCCTGACGCTCTGGCTTACCGAGCTGGTGCCTCCCTTCGTCCCCACGCTGCTGCTCCTGGGAGCAACCCCCGCGCTGCTCGGCGCACAGGGCCCGGGCTACACGCTCCCCTCGGTGCTCGGGTGGTGCGCGGATCCGGTGCTCGCCCTCTTCCTGGGAGGCTTCACCCTGGAGGTGGCCGCCTCGCGGCATGGGCTCGACGCGATGGTGGCGCAGCATGTCGTCCGGCTCGCGCGCGGCAGCCAGCGCCTGCTGATGCTGCTCGTCATCGGCGGGGTGGCCTTCCTCTCCATGTGGATGTCCAACATCGCCGCCGCGGCGATGATGCTGGCCGCCCTGCGCCCGCTGCTCCAGTCCTCTCCCGAGGGCAGTGCCCTGCGGCGCGCCCTGCTGTTGTCGGTGGCGCTCGGAGCCAACTTCGGCGGCATGGCCACGCCGGTGGGCAGCGGCCCCAACGCGATCGCCATCTCCGCGGCCAGCCCACACGCCCAGGTCACCTTCGTGAAGTGGATGGCCTTCGCCCTGCCCCTGACCGGGCTCATGCTCGCCGTCGGCTACGCGCTGCTGGTGGTGGGTTACCGGGTCCGAGGCCGATTCGAGCCGCCCACCGCCTCCGCGAAGAAGCTGACGCCCCAGGCGCACCAGGTGCTCGGCATCTTCATCGCGTGCGCCGCCCTGTGGCTCACCGAGCCTCTGCACGGCCTGCCCGCGCCCATTGTGGCCCTGGGCGCCACGGTGGCCCTCTTCGGCACGGGACTGCTGCGGCGTGAGGACCTGGGCCGGATTGATTGGTCCACCCTCATCCTCATCGCCGGCGGCATCGCCCTGGGCCGGCTCGTGGAGCGCTCGGGGGTGGTGGCCACGGCGCTGGGAGGGGTGGACTGGAGCGCCTGGCCCCAGGTGGCCCAGGTCGGCCTGCTCGTGGCGCTGGCCGCCGTGCTCTCGGCGCTCATGAGCAACACCGGAACCTCGGCGCTCCTCATCCCCATCTCCCTGCAACTCTTCCCCTCGGCCTCCATCCCCGTCCTCGTGGCGATGGGGTGCTCCTTCGGCATCCCCTTCGTCATCAGCACGCCCCCCAACGCCATGGTGGCCGGAGAGGGAGGCGTGGAATCGTCGGACATGATGCGCCTGGGGCTGCCGCTCATGGCGCTTGGCTGCCTGGTCATCACCCTCACCGGGCCCTGGGTCCTTCGCCTGTTCGGACTGCCGTGA
- a CDS encoding HD-GYP domain-containing protein, producing MEAIPPAPPRILIVDDDDSVRDVISVLLTEEGYNCVVASGAEMALDVASEAETPLVISDMKMPGRDGLWLLENLRERLPDTSVIMLTGYGDTESAVDCLRRGAVDYLLKPPKLTDLIRAIERALAKRRIELARKRYQKKLERKVRDRTAELRTALKDIANTYQNTLLALVAALDAREHETSDHSQRVVSYTSAIAHRMSIGGKDLDEIGRGALLHDIGKIGVPDAVLLKPGKLTPDEWMEMRKHPDIGFQMIQNIPFLDTPAQIVLSHQERWDGAGYPRNLQKHEIHIGARIFAVADTLDAMTSDRPYRKGTTFANAIQEIKRCANTQFDPEVVRAFLDIGEEGLVRIKMEMAERKLKPLEVEAQAQEAEAELEKLTEDDDMELTPAPESALPYLPKN from the coding sequence GTGGAAGCCATTCCCCCCGCTCCTCCCCGCATCCTCATCGTGGACGACGACGACTCCGTCCGCGACGTCATCTCCGTCCTCCTCACGGAGGAGGGCTACAACTGCGTCGTCGCCAGCGGCGCCGAGATGGCGCTGGACGTCGCCAGCGAGGCCGAGACGCCCCTGGTGATCAGCGACATGAAGATGCCGGGCCGGGATGGTCTCTGGCTGCTGGAGAACCTGCGCGAGCGGCTCCCGGACACCTCGGTCATCATGCTCACCGGCTACGGCGACACCGAGTCCGCGGTGGACTGTCTTCGCCGCGGCGCGGTGGACTACCTGCTCAAGCCACCCAAGCTGACGGACCTCATCCGCGCCATCGAGCGCGCCCTGGCCAAGCGCCGGATCGAGCTGGCCCGGAAGCGGTACCAGAAGAAGCTCGAGCGCAAGGTGCGTGACCGCACCGCCGAGCTGCGCACGGCACTCAAGGACATCGCCAACACGTACCAGAACACGCTGCTGGCGCTGGTGGCGGCGCTGGACGCGCGCGAGCACGAGACGTCGGACCACTCGCAGCGCGTCGTCTCCTACACCTCGGCCATCGCCCACCGCATGAGCATTGGCGGCAAGGATCTCGACGAGATCGGCCGCGGGGCGCTGCTGCACGACATCGGGAAGATCGGCGTGCCGGACGCGGTGCTGCTCAAGCCGGGCAAGCTCACCCCGGACGAGTGGATGGAGATGCGCAAGCACCCGGACATCGGCTTCCAGATGATCCAGAACATCCCCTTCCTGGACACGCCGGCGCAGATCGTCCTGTCGCACCAGGAGCGGTGGGACGGGGCCGGCTACCCGCGCAACCTGCAGAAGCACGAGATCCACATCGGCGCGCGCATCTTCGCGGTGGCGGACACGCTGGACGCGATGACGAGCGACCGGCCGTACCGCAAGGGCACCACGTTCGCCAACGCCATCCAGGAGATCAAACGCTGCGCCAACACGCAGTTCGATCCCGAGGTGGTGCGGGCGTTCCTGGACATCGGCGAAGAGGGCCTGGTCCGCATCAAGATGGAGATGGCCGAGCGCAAGCTCAAGCCGCTCGAGGTGGAGGCGCAGGCCCAGGAGGCCGAGGCCGAGCTGGAAAAGCTCACCGAGGACGACGACATGGAGCTGACGCCCGCTCCCGAATCGGCCCTGCCCTACCTCCCCAAGAACTAA
- a CDS encoding CBS domain-containing protein encodes MKTVGELMTRELVTLKETQNLAIADELLRLNRIRHLPVVRGGKLVGLITHRDLLKATGLKCPDPARQPLWAADIMNREVRTVRPDTPLREAVAVMLDNKFGCLPVVGEEDALLGIVTEADLVRYAQQLIADLDRLSEAAEYE; translated from the coding sequence ATGAAGACTGTCGGCGAGTTGATGACCCGAGAGCTGGTCACGCTCAAGGAAACGCAGAACCTGGCCATCGCGGACGAGCTGCTGCGCCTCAACCGCATCCGGCACCTGCCCGTGGTCCGGGGTGGAAAGTTGGTGGGGCTCATCACCCACCGCGACCTGCTCAAGGCCACGGGCCTCAAGTGTCCGGACCCGGCCCGGCAGCCGCTGTGGGCCGCGGACATCATGAACCGCGAGGTACGCACGGTGCGTCCGGACACCCCGCTGCGCGAGGCCGTGGCGGTGATGTTGGACAACAAGTTTGGCTGCCTGCCTGTGGTGGGCGAGGAAGACGCGCTGCTGGGCATCGTCACCGAGGCGGATCTGGTGCGCTACGCGCAACAGCTCATCGCCGACCTGGACCGCCTGAGCGAGGCAGCCGAGTACGAGTAA
- the thiO gene encoding glycine oxidase ThiO, whose amino-acid sequence MSVTDVIIVGGGVMGCGIALRLRQAGVKVTVLERSIPGAEASSAAAGILGPQMEAEGPGPFLELCLRSRALYAGLASELRELTGVDIAYLPCGVLKAAFTEGEVHHLEAAAAWQRAIGLRAELLDNAQAREVEPQLSPLVLAALRFPDDHQVDNRLLVRALSMAAARVGATFRSGYVRGVIEERGRAVGVDLDGEPLRADAVVIAAGSWSGLVQGSALDPRIVRPARGQMVQLQTRLPVITHILTSEKGYLVPRTDGRLIAGSTMEFAGFDKQVTAEGLARILAMAVELCPTLGHASVTESWAGFRPYTEDRLPILGPGPLPGLFLATGHFRNGILLAPLTAKLVTQCLLGERPSVDLTPFRYDRFSARAPA is encoded by the coding sequence ATGAGTGTCACGGACGTCATCATCGTGGGCGGCGGAGTCATGGGCTGTGGCATCGCCCTGCGCCTGCGCCAGGCCGGTGTGAAAGTCACCGTACTGGAGCGCTCCATCCCCGGCGCCGAGGCCTCCAGCGCCGCTGCGGGCATCCTCGGCCCACAGATGGAAGCCGAAGGCCCTGGCCCCTTTCTCGAGCTGTGCCTGCGCAGCCGCGCCCTCTACGCCGGCCTCGCCTCCGAGCTGCGCGAGCTCACCGGCGTGGACATCGCCTACCTCCCCTGCGGCGTCCTCAAGGCCGCATTCACCGAAGGAGAGGTCCACCACCTGGAGGCCGCCGCCGCCTGGCAGCGGGCCATCGGCCTGCGCGCGGAGCTGCTCGACAACGCTCAGGCCCGCGAGGTCGAACCCCAGCTCTCCCCGCTCGTCCTGGCCGCCCTGCGCTTCCCCGACGACCACCAGGTCGACAACCGGCTCCTGGTCCGCGCCCTCTCCATGGCCGCCGCGCGCGTGGGCGCCACCTTCCGCAGCGGCTACGTGCGCGGGGTCATCGAAGAGCGCGGCCGCGCCGTCGGCGTGGACCTCGACGGAGAGCCCCTCCGAGCCGACGCCGTCGTCATCGCCGCCGGCTCCTGGTCCGGCCTCGTGCAGGGCAGCGCGCTCGACCCGCGCATCGTCCGCCCCGCCCGAGGGCAGATGGTTCAGCTCCAGACACGGCTGCCCGTCATCACCCACATCCTTACCTCCGAGAAGGGCTACCTCGTGCCTCGCACGGACGGGCGCCTCATCGCCGGCAGCACCATGGAGTTCGCTGGCTTCGACAAGCAGGTGACCGCCGAAGGGCTCGCTCGCATCCTCGCCATGGCCGTGGAGCTGTGCCCCACCCTCGGCCACGCCTCCGTCACCGAGTCCTGGGCCGGCTTCCGCCCCTACACCGAGGATCGCCTGCCCATCCTCGGCCCCGGCCCCCTGCCCGGCCTCTTCCTGGCCACCGGCCACTTCCGCAACGGCATCCTCCTGGCGCCCCTCACGGCCAAGCTCGTGACGCAGTGCCTCCTGGGAGAGCGCCCCTCGGTGGACCTCACACCCTTCCGGTATGACCGTTTCAGTGCTAGGGCACCAGCCTGA
- a CDS encoding DUF4870 domain-containing protein — MEQQQQGSPFLTGSPAPTEDDKTMALLAHIGGIVFPIIVPAIIMATKGEQSPWVKSQAVEALNFQIGVFIGYVVSTVLTAVCIGALLLPVVFIGATVLGIIAGLKAKEGQFYRYPATMRLVK; from the coding sequence ATGGAGCAGCAACAGCAGGGCTCGCCGTTCCTGACGGGCTCACCGGCACCGACTGAGGATGACAAGACCATGGCGCTCCTGGCGCACATTGGTGGCATCGTCTTCCCGATCATCGTGCCGGCCATCATCATGGCCACCAAGGGCGAGCAGTCGCCCTGGGTGAAGTCTCAGGCGGTCGAGGCGCTCAACTTCCAGATCGGCGTCTTCATCGGCTACGTGGTCTCCACCGTGCTCACCGCGGTGTGCATCGGCGCGCTGCTGCTGCCGGTGGTGTTCATCGGGGCCACGGTGCTCGGCATCATCGCCGGGCTGAAGGCCAAGGAAGGCCAGTTCTACCGCTACCCGGCCACCATGCGGCTGGTGAAGTAG